Proteins co-encoded in one Acidobacteriota bacterium genomic window:
- a CDS encoding AI-2E family transporter, with protein MDKAKWVRIGVAALVLFVAGVFLKLAQSILVPFALALLFAFAVSPALDYLVGRKVPKAAALVLILVVSFAALYLVGMVFYSSGKSLASELPSYTEMVRELLAKIDSLVPDPRLKVGLTDWIGGFNIGKVGTFLVGALGPFASFMSDLLLVFAFMIFILAGRGRMVRKFGLAFPPAQAETLSRTVCRIDREVQKYVAVKTLDNLVIGILVAAVLGILGVRFALLFGVLAVFFNYVPVLGPIASVAMPALLALFLEGGLSLKVGLVLVLLIGIHVAVDRLLERRLMTKEISLSPLLVLFSLFFWAWLWGIPGMILAVPLLTAARIVFDNVPALRSLGAMMDR; from the coding sequence GTGGATAAGGCCAAGTGGGTCCGGATCGGCGTCGCCGCTCTCGTCCTCTTCGTCGCCGGCGTCTTCCTGAAGCTGGCCCAGTCGATCCTGGTCCCCTTCGCCCTGGCCCTCCTGTTCGCCTTCGCCGTCTCGCCGGCGCTCGATTACCTGGTCGGGCGCAAGGTGCCCAAGGCCGCGGCCCTGGTCCTCATCCTCGTCGTCTCGTTCGCGGCCCTCTACCTCGTCGGCATGGTCTTCTACTCGAGCGGCAAGTCCCTGGCCTCGGAGCTGCCGTCCTACACGGAGATGGTCCGGGAGCTTCTCGCCAAGATCGACAGCCTCGTGCCCGATCCGCGGCTCAAGGTCGGGCTGACGGACTGGATCGGGGGCTTCAACATCGGCAAGGTCGGGACGTTCCTCGTCGGCGCGCTCGGCCCCTTCGCCTCGTTCATGTCGGACCTGCTGCTGGTCTTCGCCTTCATGATCTTCATCCTGGCCGGCCGCGGCCGGATGGTCCGGAAGTTCGGCCTCGCCTTCCCCCCGGCCCAGGCCGAGACGCTGAGCCGGACCGTCTGCCGGATCGACCGCGAGGTCCAGAAGTACGTGGCCGTCAAGACCCTTGACAACCTGGTCATCGGCATCCTCGTCGCGGCCGTCCTGGGGATCCTCGGGGTACGCTTCGCCCTGCTCTTCGGCGTGCTGGCCGTGTTCTTCAACTACGTCCCGGTGCTCGGCCCCATCGCCTCCGTCGCCATGCCCGCGCTGCTGGCCCTGTTCCTCGAGGGCGGCCTGAGCCTCAAGGTCGGGCTCGTCCTGGTCCTGCTCATCGGGATCCACGTGGCCGTCGACCGCCTGCTGGAGCGGCGGCTCATGACCAAGGAGATCAGCCTGTCGCCGCTGCTCGTGCTCTTTTCCCTGTTCTTCTGGGCTTGGCTGTGGGGCATCCCGGGCATGATCCTGGCTGTGCCGCTGCTGACGGCCGCCCGGATCGTCTTCGACAACGTGCCCGCCCTGCGCTCGCTCGGGGCGATGATGGATCGCTGA